One part of the Janthinobacterium sp. 17J80-10 genome encodes these proteins:
- a CDS encoding nodulation protein NfeD produces the protein MNNSVWKIFIVFVFAAMPAAVPASVRPVTLMTLSGAIAPAGADYVERGIARASRDDSQLIVLTLDTPGGLDTSMRSIIKAILSAPMPVACHVAPGGARAASAGTYILYACHIAAMASGTNLGAATPIELRLPLNEPAGPPPAPKKDDGDRKPRSPTEPNENASTPLRQKQLNDAAAYIRGLAQLRERNADWAERAVREGASLPANEALRLGVIDFLANDTHALLAQLNGKEIRIQEKKQMLQTYGAPLHAYEPDWRMKILAVITDPSIALLLMTIGIYGLLFEFMIPGAVVPGVLGAVCLVIALYGLQLLPVNYAGLALILLGLSFMAAEAFLPSFGALGLGGIAAFAAGALLLIDTEAPGFGVPPALVGGLALLSALLAVTMTGIAVKTRRRATVGGLDDMRGRIGEVMTIQNDTDTSWVRLGGETWHAVSSQPLHDHQKVRVISRKGLVLEVAPVDSREKEHSHVL, from the coding sequence ATGAACAACAGCGTCTGGAAGATTTTTATTGTTTTCGTTTTTGCAGCGATGCCTGCTGCTGTTCCTGCCTCGGTCAGGCCAGTCACGCTGATGACACTGAGCGGCGCGATCGCTCCGGCCGGTGCCGACTATGTCGAACGCGGTATTGCCCGCGCATCCCGCGATGACAGTCAATTGATTGTATTGACGCTGGACACTCCTGGCGGCCTGGATACCTCCATGCGTTCCATTATTAAAGCAATTTTGTCCGCACCCATGCCAGTCGCATGTCATGTCGCTCCAGGAGGTGCGCGCGCCGCCAGTGCAGGCACCTATATCCTGTACGCCTGTCACATTGCAGCGATGGCGTCTGGCACCAACCTGGGTGCTGCTACGCCGATTGAATTGCGTCTGCCGCTGAATGAACCTGCCGGCCCGCCCCCCGCACCCAAGAAGGACGATGGCGACCGGAAGCCCCGGTCTCCGACAGAACCCAATGAAAATGCCTCAACGCCTCTGCGGCAAAAACAGCTTAACGATGCGGCTGCCTATATCCGAGGACTTGCGCAGTTGCGTGAACGCAATGCCGACTGGGCCGAACGCGCAGTACGCGAGGGAGCCAGCCTGCCCGCAAACGAAGCATTGCGTTTGGGCGTCATCGATTTTCTCGCCAATGATACGCATGCACTGTTGGCACAACTGAATGGCAAGGAAATCCGCATCCAGGAAAAAAAACAGATGTTGCAAACGTATGGAGCGCCATTGCATGCATACGAACCAGACTGGCGCATGAAAATATTGGCGGTCATTACGGATCCCAGTATCGCGCTGTTGCTCATGACTATAGGCATCTACGGACTTCTTTTTGAATTCATGATTCCGGGCGCCGTTGTGCCCGGTGTTCTCGGCGCGGTGTGCCTGGTGATCGCACTGTATGGCCTGCAACTTCTGCCGGTCAACTATGCCGGCCTCGCGCTCATCCTTCTCGGCCTGTCATTCATGGCCGCCGAAGCCTTCCTGCCAAGCTTCGGTGCTCTTGGACTGGGCGGCATTGCTGCCTTTGCGGCCGGCGCCCTGCTTTTGATTGATACCGAGGCGCCAGGATTCGGCGTTCCCCCGGCGCTGGTTGGCGGGTTGGCGCTGCTGAGCGCGCTGCTGGCAGTCACCATGACAGGTATTGCCGTGAAGACGCGCCGGCGCGCCACCGTGGGCGGACTGGACGACATGCGCGGCAGGATTGGCGAGGTCATGACGATCCAGAATGACACCGACACAAGCTGGGTGCGCCTGGGCGGCGAGACCTGGCATGCAGTCAGCTCACAGCCTTTGCATGACCATCAAAAAGTCAGGGTAATCAGCCGCAAGGGGCTGGTGCTCGAAGTTGCACCAGTGGATTCCCGCGAAAAGGAGCATAGCCATGTTTTATAG
- a CDS encoding SiaB family protein kinase, with product MNLRSFELFQNGAADAGVIYYYSGFFDSGMMDMLARALKDKLERENASGPVKRKLFSSFIEMAQNVLHYGGAPGGTAPESGKPGAIGMGHEEQSYWVACGNLVPSEQVERIHGKLTALKRMPLAEIKAAYRQQLANDEHESTDAISKGAGLGLLTIARDSTQPIEFDFVPHAQSAGRFSYFYLKTVI from the coding sequence ATGAATTTGCGCTCGTTTGAACTGTTCCAGAATGGCGCGGCGGATGCCGGGGTGATTTATTACTATTCCGGCTTTTTTGACAGCGGCATGATGGACATGCTGGCGCGCGCGCTAAAGGACAAGCTGGAGCGTGAAAACGCCAGCGGCCCGGTCAAGCGCAAGCTGTTTTCCAGCTTTATCGAGATGGCGCAAAACGTCCTGCATTACGGCGGCGCCCCCGGCGGCACCGCGCCGGAGTCCGGCAAGCCGGGCGCGATCGGCATGGGGCATGAGGAGCAGTCCTACTGGGTCGCCTGCGGCAACCTGGTTCCCAGTGAACAGGTCGAGCGTATCCACGGCAAGCTGACAGCGTTGAAGCGCATGCCGCTGGCCGAGATCAAGGCCGCCTATCGCCAGCAACTGGCCAATGACGAACATGAATCCACCGATGCCATCAGCAAGGGCGCAGGCCTTGGCCTGTTGACGATTGCCCGCGACAGCACGCAGCCGATTGAATTTGACTTTGTTCCGCACGCGCAGTCGGCGGGACGATTTTCCTATTTTTATTTAAAGACCGTGATCTAA
- a CDS encoding ABC transporter permease subunit — MNTTSQRQSPASGATAKLGNRQMSHRMLIDRLFKHLMSIGGISVIVAISAIFFYLASVVVPLFTPPAIEQESQFAAPGAAGQDTAALSSEEQREIGIRVGAAGAISFFSFGTGKVLATHAIKLPEGARVTSYANGERRTYALGFGLSDGRVVLAKQGYQVTYPDNKRLITPSIEYPLGEEPLVIDPQGKAISQLAIQQSEDGSTIVALTDDGRLLVSAVSITNNLMTGEAKSQVEQSEIIMPPADIRRLLVESKQRELYVLHGDRALARYDIGDKSQPRLIETVQLTDASEKVTSLTMLSGGFSIIVGTNRGNLAQWFPVRKESNNFVLTRIRSFEPMQGAVTALAPEFNRKAFIAGDSQGNLGSYFATSNRQLFVKNLATEPLTVLGIPPRGNGYLAQDSGGKVYSAAVHNDHPEVSFSSLWQKVWYESYEAPDYVWQSSAANSDFEPKFSLAPLTYGTVKAAAYAMLISIPLALLGAIFTGYFMTPKMRTIVKPSIEMMGALPTVILGFLAGLWLAPLVENNLAGILLSIVFLPVSMVGSAWLWQLLPEDWRNRVPPGWEAALQLPVVAFMLWLFFQIGHPIEAAFFGGDLPSWFSNELGISYDQRNSLVVGIAMGFAVTPNIFSIAEDAIFSVPKHLTSGSLALGATPWQTLVGVVLLTASPGIFSAVMIGLGRAVGETMIVLMATGNTAVMDFSMFSGFRTLSANIGVEMPEAGVGETHYRLLFLSALVLFAFTFIVNTFAELVRQRMREKYSTI, encoded by the coding sequence ATGAATACCACAAGCCAGCGTCAGAGTCCGGCCAGCGGTGCGACCGCCAAGCTCGGTAACCGCCAGATGAGCCATCGCATGCTGATCGATCGCCTGTTCAAGCATCTGATGTCGATTGGCGGCATCAGCGTGATCGTCGCGATCTCGGCCATCTTCTTCTATCTTGCCAGCGTCGTCGTACCGCTGTTTACGCCGCCGGCGATCGAACAGGAAAGCCAGTTCGCCGCACCAGGCGCGGCAGGCCAGGATACCGCTGCCCTGTCCAGTGAAGAACAGCGCGAGATCGGCATTCGTGTGGGCGCCGCGGGCGCAATCAGCTTCTTCAGCTTCGGCACCGGCAAGGTGCTCGCCACCCACGCCATCAAACTGCCGGAGGGCGCACGGGTCACCAGCTACGCCAACGGCGAACGACGCACCTATGCGCTGGGCTTCGGCTTGTCGGATGGCCGGGTGGTGCTGGCCAAGCAAGGCTACCAGGTCACGTATCCGGACAACAAGCGCCTGATCACGCCATCGATCGAATACCCGCTGGGCGAAGAACCGCTGGTGATCGACCCGCAAGGCAAGGCCATCTCACAACTGGCGATCCAGCAGTCCGAGGATGGCTCCACCATCGTCGCGCTGACCGATGACGGCCGCCTGCTGGTATCCGCGGTCAGCATTACCAATAACCTGATGACGGGCGAAGCCAAAAGCCAGGTCGAACAGTCGGAAATCATCATGCCGCCGGCGGACATCCGCCGCCTGCTGGTGGAATCCAAGCAGCGCGAACTGTACGTGCTGCATGGCGACCGCGCGCTGGCCCGCTACGATATCGGCGACAAGTCCCAGCCCAGGCTGATCGAAACGGTGCAACTGACCGACGCCAGCGAAAAAGTCACCTCGCTGACCATGCTGAGCGGCGGCTTTTCAATCATCGTCGGCACCAACCGGGGCAATCTGGCGCAGTGGTTCCCGGTCCGTAAGGAATCCAACAATTTTGTGCTGACCAGGATCCGCAGCTTCGAGCCAATGCAAGGCGCCGTGACGGCACTCGCGCCAGAATTCAACCGCAAGGCCTTCATTGCCGGCGATAGCCAGGGCAACCTGGGCAGCTACTTCGCCACATCGAACCGCCAGCTCTTCGTCAAGAACCTGGCCACCGAGCCGCTGACGGTATTGGGCATTCCACCGCGCGGCAATGGCTATCTGGCGCAGGATTCCGGCGGCAAGGTGTATTCGGCGGCAGTGCATAACGACCATCCTGAAGTGTCGTTCAGCAGCCTGTGGCAAAAAGTCTGGTACGAGAGTTATGAAGCGCCGGATTACGTCTGGCAATCGTCGGCCGCCAATTCGGATTTCGAACCGAAGTTCAGCCTGGCGCCGCTCACCTACGGCACCGTCAAGGCAGCTGCCTATGCGATGCTGATCTCGATCCCGCTGGCCTTGCTGGGCGCCATCTTCACCGGCTACTTCATGACGCCGAAGATGCGCACCATTGTCAAGCCCAGCATCGAGATGATGGGCGCCTTGCCTACGGTGATCCTGGGTTTCCTCGCTGGCCTGTGGCTGGCGCCGCTGGTGGAAAACAACCTGGCCGGCATATTGCTGTCCATCGTATTTCTGCCGGTATCAATGGTCGGCTCTGCATGGCTCTGGCAGTTGCTGCCGGAAGACTGGCGCAACCGCGTGCCGCCAGGCTGGGAAGCTGCGCTGCAATTGCCTGTGGTGGCTTTCATGCTGTGGTTGTTCTTCCAGATCGGCCACCCGATCGAGGCCGCCTTCTTCGGCGGCGACCTGCCCAGCTGGTTCAGCAACGAACTTGGCATCAGCTACGACCAGCGCAATTCCCTGGTGGTCGGCATCGCCATGGGTTTTGCGGTCACACCCAACATTTTCTCGATTGCCGAAGATGCCATCTTCAGCGTACCCAAGCACCTGACGTCGGGTTCGCTGGCACTGGGCGCCACGCCCTGGCAGACGCTGGTCGGCGTGGTGCTGCTGACTGCCAGCCCCGGCATTTTTTCGGCTGTGATGATCGGCCTGGGACGCGCCGTCGGCGAAACCATGATCGTCCTGATGGCCACGGGTAACACCGCGGTGATGGATTTCAGCATGTTCTCCGGCTTCCGCACGTTGTCAGCCAATATCGGCGTGGAAATGCCGGAAGCCGGCGTCGGCGAAACCCACTACCGCCTGCTGTTCCTGTCGGCCCTGGTGCTGTTTGCCTTCACCTTTATCGTCAACACTTTCGCTGAACTGGTACGCCAGCGCATGCGTGAAAAGTACAGCACTATCTAA
- a CDS encoding slipin family protein yields the protein MFYSFGLGTLFIFLLALIFSALRILREYERGVVFQLGRFWAVKGPGLVLLIPVIQQMVRVDLRTIVLDVPTQDVISRDNVSVKVNAVLYFRVVDPERAIIQVANFFEATSQLAQTTLRAVLGKHELDEMLAERERLNVDIQQVLDAQTDAWGIKVANVEIKHVDLDESMIRAIARQAEAERERRAKVIHAEGELQASEKLAQAAHVLAQQPGAMQLRYMQTLSNIAGDKASTIVFPLPIDLLSGMAEVFKRPPP from the coding sequence ATGTTTTATAGTTTCGGGTTAGGCACGCTATTCATTTTTCTTCTGGCCTTGATCTTTTCAGCACTACGCATCCTGCGCGAGTATGAACGCGGGGTAGTGTTCCAACTCGGCCGGTTCTGGGCTGTCAAGGGACCGGGGCTCGTCCTGTTGATACCGGTAATCCAGCAAATGGTCCGAGTCGATCTGCGCACCATTGTGCTGGACGTGCCAACCCAGGATGTCATTTCCCGCGACAATGTCTCCGTGAAGGTCAACGCGGTCCTTTATTTTCGCGTGGTGGATCCGGAAAGAGCCATCATCCAGGTCGCCAATTTTTTCGAGGCGACCAGCCAGCTGGCGCAAACCACGCTGCGCGCAGTGCTCGGCAAGCACGAACTCGATGAAATGCTGGCGGAACGTGAACGCCTGAATGTCGATATCCAGCAAGTTCTGGATGCCCAGACCGACGCCTGGGGCATCAAGGTGGCCAATGTCGAAATCAAGCATGTCGACCTCGATGAATCGATGATCCGTGCAATTGCGCGGCAAGCCGAGGCCGAGCGCGAACGGCGCGCCAAAGTGATCCACGCAGAAGGAGAACTGCAGGCTTCGGAAAAACTGGCCCAGGCCGCCCATGTCCTGGCGCAGCAGCCAGGCGCAATGCAGCTGCGCTATATGCAGACGCTTTCCAATATTGCCGGCGACAAGGCATCCACGATCGTTTTCCCGCTGCCCATCGACCTCCTGTCCGGCATGGCAGAGGTTTTCAAGCGGCCGCCGCCCTGA
- a CDS encoding DUF1987 domain-containing protein — protein MQAIKAARTESTPEVIFNPVHNTLFIAGECYPENPNLFFLPILGTLQAHFSNKLPAKFYARVRLSYVNSASTKSMRQLFMALNEAAHAGAAVDVDWEFDEEDDAIQDLGEDLMHGLGVTWLNFNEVPFVV, from the coding sequence ATGCAAGCAATCAAAGCAGCCCGTACCGAAAGTACGCCAGAAGTCATCTTCAACCCGGTGCACAACACCCTGTTTATTGCAGGTGAATGCTATCCGGAAAATCCTAACCTGTTCTTCCTCCCGATCCTCGGAACCTTGCAGGCGCATTTCAGCAACAAATTGCCCGCAAAATTTTATGCGCGCGTCCGCCTCTCCTATGTCAATAGCGCCTCGACCAAGTCGATGCGGCAGTTGTTCATGGCCTTGAACGAAGCTGCCCATGCCGGTGCCGCCGTCGATGTCGACTGGGAATTCGACGAGGAGGACGATGCCATACAGGACCTGGGTGAGGACCTGATGCATGGACTTGGCGTTACCTGGCTGAATTTCAACGAAGTGCCCTTCGTGGTGTAA
- a CDS encoding GGDEF domain-containing protein has protein sequence MFQPIVDMRNGALIGYEGLIRGPQGSPLHSPFHLFSVARRCGLGLQLESLCSEIILKKFVELALPGRIFLNISPDFLSKAGFAYREKLAQLEQIGLAPRRIILELTENQATYDYEQMRDVLKQCRDLGFQIAIDDLGEGFSSLRLWSEILPDYVKIDMHFIQGIDRDPVKLQFVQSIQQIATKSGAVSIAEGIETADELRLLQELGISWGQGYHIARPHAQPASAVAGELVGRIRHNTALTSAGNQRGFNLPTALKLLRIVPIATPDTSTNAVYTTFAANPELAVMPVVRNGVPLGIINRFQFIDRLARPYQRELYGKRSCTEFMTPSPLTAEKNTPLQDISLMIVEGESHHFSNGFAITDQGRYIGVGSSQEVMREITQMQINAARYANPLTQLPGNVPINEEIDRRLTAGAAFNVCYIDIDNFKPFNDVYGYLRGDDIIRLTGDILARYCVPGMDFLGHVGGDDFIILYQSGDWEERCNGILAAFASAIPAFFSAEDRRHGGYVSEDRRGNKVFHALVSLSLGVVKIDASRHLSSYQIAAAAAEAKKQAKTIAGNSLFIERRALK, from the coding sequence GTGTTTCAACCCATCGTCGATATGCGCAATGGCGCGCTGATTGGTTATGAAGGCTTGATTCGTGGCCCGCAAGGGTCGCCTCTGCATTCACCTTTTCATTTATTCAGCGTGGCGCGTAGGTGCGGCCTGGGACTGCAGCTGGAAAGCTTGTGCAGCGAAATCATTCTCAAGAAATTCGTGGAACTGGCTTTGCCGGGACGAATTTTCCTGAACATCAGCCCGGACTTCCTGAGCAAAGCAGGCTTCGCTTACAGGGAAAAGCTGGCGCAACTGGAGCAGATCGGCCTGGCGCCGCGACGCATCATCCTGGAACTGACCGAAAACCAGGCAACGTACGATTACGAGCAGATGCGCGACGTCTTGAAACAATGCCGCGATCTCGGATTTCAAATCGCCATTGATGATCTGGGCGAGGGCTTTTCAAGCTTGCGGCTATGGTCGGAAATCTTGCCCGATTACGTCAAGATCGATATGCATTTTATCCAGGGGATCGACCGCGACCCTGTCAAGCTGCAATTTGTGCAATCGATCCAGCAGATCGCCACCAAGTCAGGGGCGGTTTCGATCGCCGAAGGCATCGAAACCGCGGACGAATTGCGCCTGCTGCAGGAACTCGGGATCAGTTGGGGCCAGGGATACCACATTGCCCGGCCACATGCGCAACCGGCATCGGCGGTGGCCGGCGAACTGGTAGGGCGCATCCGCCACAACACCGCCTTGACCAGCGCCGGGAACCAGCGCGGATTCAATCTGCCGACCGCCCTGAAGCTCTTGCGCATCGTCCCGATCGCAACGCCGGACACCTCCACCAATGCCGTCTATACGACTTTCGCTGCAAACCCCGAACTGGCAGTCATGCCGGTGGTGCGCAACGGCGTGCCACTCGGAATCATCAATCGCTTCCAGTTCATCGACCGGCTGGCACGCCCCTACCAGCGCGAACTCTACGGCAAGCGTTCATGCACTGAATTCATGACGCCGTCGCCGCTGACAGCGGAAAAAAACACGCCCCTGCAGGATATCAGCCTGATGATCGTCGAAGGCGAATCGCATCATTTTTCCAACGGCTTCGCCATCACCGACCAGGGCCGTTACATCGGCGTTGGCTCAAGTCAGGAGGTCATGCGTGAAATTACCCAGATGCAGATCAACGCTGCACGTTATGCCAACCCTCTGACACAGCTGCCAGGCAATGTGCCCATCAATGAAGAAATCGACCGCCGCCTGACGGCCGGCGCCGCATTTAACGTCTGCTACATCGATATCGACAATTTCAAGCCATTCAACGATGTCTACGGCTATTTGCGCGGTGACGACATCATCCGCCTCACCGGCGACATCCTCGCACGCTATTGTGTGCCGGGAATGGATTTCCTGGGACATGTCGGCGGCGACGATTTCATCATCCTGTACCAGAGCGGCGACTGGGAAGAACGCTGCAATGGCATACTGGCCGCCTTCGCCTCAGCCATACCGGCCTTCTTCAGCGCAGAGGACCGCAGGCATGGCGGCTATGTCAGCGAAGACCGGCGCGGCAACAAGGTTTTCCACGCGCTGGTATCGCTCTCCCTTGGCGTGGTGAAAATCGATGCGAGCCGCCACCTGTCGAGCTACCAGATTGCGGCTGCCGCGGCAGAGGCAAAGAAACAGGCCAAAACCATCGCCGGCAACAGCCTGTTCATTGAACGCCGGGCATTGAAGTAA
- a CDS encoding SpoIIE family protein phosphatase, whose product MASIEDLYSSIANAASSAGGDAHGVLAVHAGQLAAMVPGIGPEMTNAGLQEFFLAHPDMETVAVVENEIPVGLVNRNVFMEQYSKPFSRELFGKKSCLGFADGAPLIAAEETPVEVLVRHAVEPDARVMKDGFICTRAGKYFGLGTGMALLKAMSDIEAEKTRQLLSSIDYASAIQQSNLRSSGLELQTALPAAKLTWLPRDVVGGDCYFFRTTRNGIFGAIIDCTGHGVPGAFMTLIALSYLENQVAHGDDEPDPGVILSGLNGYIKKVLGQRSDDKKPGSAAANKSDDGMDAFMFALTESGHALHYAGARLEMALVQPQAEEVSLFEGDRMGVGYSDTPDDYRFASHRVRLPAGYRALVTTDGVIDQIGGPKNIAHGRRRLYQMLSEERALAPAEFTSLLLTRFAEWQGQQRRRDDVCFLAFAAGEAA is encoded by the coding sequence GTGGCAAGTATTGAAGATCTGTACAGTTCCATTGCCAATGCGGCGTCAAGCGCCGGCGGCGATGCGCACGGTGTGCTGGCAGTGCATGCCGGTCAGTTGGCAGCCATGGTGCCCGGCATCGGGCCCGAAATGACCAATGCGGGATTGCAGGAATTTTTTCTTGCCCACCCGGACATGGAAACTGTGGCCGTGGTTGAAAACGAGATTCCCGTTGGCCTGGTCAATCGCAATGTCTTCATGGAGCAGTACAGCAAGCCGTTCAGCCGCGAACTGTTCGGCAAGAAGTCTTGTCTTGGCTTTGCCGATGGGGCACCGTTGATTGCCGCTGAAGAAACGCCCGTCGAGGTACTGGTGCGCCATGCCGTCGAGCCGGATGCGCGCGTGATGAAGGATGGTTTCATTTGCACCAGGGCTGGCAAGTACTTCGGGCTGGGCACCGGCATGGCGCTCTTGAAGGCAATGTCGGACATCGAGGCGGAAAAGACGCGCCAGCTGCTTTCCAGCATCGACTATGCCTCTGCCATTCAACAATCCAACCTGCGCAGCTCCGGCCTGGAATTGCAAACCGCGCTGCCCGCCGCGAAGCTGACCTGGCTGCCGCGCGATGTGGTGGGCGGCGATTGCTATTTTTTCCGCACTACCCGAAACGGCATCTTTGGCGCCATCATCGATTGCACCGGCCATGGCGTGCCGGGGGCATTCATGACGCTGATTGCGCTGTCGTACCTGGAAAACCAGGTTGCCCATGGCGACGATGAGCCGGATCCGGGCGTCATCCTGAGCGGCCTGAACGGCTACATTAAGAAAGTTTTGGGCCAGCGCAGCGACGACAAGAAGCCGGGCAGCGCTGCGGCAAACAAATCCGATGACGGCATGGACGCCTTCATGTTTGCCCTGACCGAATCCGGCCATGCGCTGCATTATGCCGGCGCCCGCCTGGAAATGGCGCTGGTGCAGCCGCAGGCCGAGGAAGTGAGCCTGTTCGAGGGCGACCGCATGGGCGTGGGTTACAGCGATACGCCTGATGACTACCGCTTTGCATCGCATCGCGTGCGCCTGCCGGCCGGATACCGCGCCCTGGTGACCACCGACGGCGTCATCGACCAGATCGGCGGACCCAAGAATATTGCGCACGGCCGGCGCCGCCTTTACCAGATGTTGTCCGAAGAGCGCGCCCTGGCGCCGGCGGAGTTCACGTCGCTCTTGCTGACGCGCTTTGCCGAATGGCAGGGCCAGCAGCGCCGGCGCGACGATGTCTGCTTCCTTGCCTTCGCCGCAGGGGAGGCGGCATGA
- the pstS gene encoding phosphate ABC transporter substrate-binding protein PstS: MRLHKFVPSLILAAGVVLTSGAVQAADITGAGATFPYPIYSKWAESYKAATGTGMNYQSIGSGGGIKQIKAKTVDFGASDMPLKADELEKEGLMQFPAIMGGVVPVVNVEGIAPGQLKLSSNVLAGIYLGKITKWNAAEIAADNPGVKLPAEDITVVHRADGSGTTFQFTDFLSKVNEDFKSTVGAGTAVKWPTGVGGKGNEGVAANVQRIKNSIGYVEYAYAKKNKMSHTQMKNRDGQWVQPDDITFKAAAAGADWAKAPGFGVVLTDQAGKQSWPITSASFIIMHKVQADSAKGKEVLKFFDWSYKNGGAMAADLDYVAMPPAVVKLVQDAWKNQLKDDSGKAVW, translated from the coding sequence ATGCGTTTGCACAAATTCGTTCCTTCCCTGATTCTCGCGGCTGGTGTCGTGCTGACCAGTGGCGCAGTCCAGGCAGCCGATATCACCGGCGCCGGCGCAACCTTCCCCTATCCCATCTATTCCAAGTGGGCCGAGTCTTACAAGGCCGCCACCGGCACCGGCATGAATTACCAGTCCATCGGTTCCGGTGGCGGCATCAAGCAGATCAAGGCCAAGACCGTCGATTTTGGCGCTTCCGACATGCCCCTGAAGGCGGACGAGCTGGAAAAGGAAGGCCTGATGCAATTCCCCGCCATCATGGGCGGCGTGGTGCCGGTCGTAAACGTCGAAGGCATTGCGCCGGGCCAGCTGAAATTATCCAGCAATGTTTTGGCAGGCATTTACCTGGGCAAGATCACCAAGTGGAATGCTGCTGAAATCGCCGCCGACAACCCCGGCGTGAAATTGCCGGCCGAAGACATCACGGTCGTGCATCGTGCCGACGGCTCCGGCACCACCTTCCAGTTCACCGACTTCCTCTCCAAGGTCAACGAGGACTTCAAGTCGACCGTTGGCGCCGGCACGGCCGTCAAGTGGCCTACCGGCGTGGGCGGCAAGGGCAACGAAGGCGTCGCAGCCAATGTCCAGCGCATCAAGAACTCGATCGGCTATGTTGAATACGCCTATGCCAAGAAAAACAAGATGTCCCATACCCAGATGAAAAACCGCGATGGCCAATGGGTGCAGCCGGACGATATCACTTTCAAGGCAGCTGCTGCCGGCGCCGACTGGGCCAAGGCGCCCGGCTTTGGCGTCGTGTTGACCGACCAGGCGGGCAAGCAAAGCTGGCCAATCACCAGCGCCTCCTTCATCATCATGCACAAGGTGCAGGCGGATTCTGCCAAGGGTAAGGAAGTCTTGAAATTCTTTGACTGGTCGTACAAGAATGGCGGCGCCATGGCCGCGGACCTGGACTATGTTGCCATGCCGCCGGCCGTCGTCAAGCTGGTACAGGATGCCTGGAAGAACCAGTTGAAAGACGACTCCGGCAAGGCAGTCTGGTAA
- a CDS encoding phosphate ABC transporter substrate-binding protein, whose product MNLKKVFAVMGVASTALLTQGALAQAVKVDAGLPTYQKAAGVAGNFTSVGSDTLNNLMTLWAEEFKRLYPNVNIQIQGAGSSTAPPALTEGASNFGPMSRMMTAKEVEGFEKKHGYKPFAVPVAIDALAVYVNKDNPIKGLSLQDIDAIMSVGRKCGGAADVTKWGEVGMKGEWANRDIAMYGRNSVSGTYGYFKEIALCKGDFKRNVAEQPGSASVVQSVATQLNAIGYSGIGYKTSGVRALPLAKKAGQPFVEPDAVHAIDGTYPLARVLYVYVNKKPNQPLAPLEREFFKMVLSKQGQTVVVKDGFVPMPARMALKATQDLAK is encoded by the coding sequence ATGAATTTGAAAAAAGTGTTTGCAGTTATGGGCGTTGCCTCCACGGCGTTGCTGACCCAGGGCGCACTGGCCCAGGCAGTAAAAGTGGATGCCGGCCTGCCGACTTACCAAAAGGCTGCGGGTGTTGCCGGCAACTTCACCAGCGTCGGTTCCGACACGCTGAATAACCTGATGACACTGTGGGCAGAAGAATTCAAGCGTCTCTATCCGAACGTGAACATTCAAATCCAGGGCGCCGGCTCCTCCACCGCGCCGCCGGCACTGACCGAAGGCGCCTCCAATTTCGGCCCGATGAGCCGCATGATGACTGCCAAGGAAGTCGAAGGCTTCGAGAAAAAGCATGGCTACAAGCCTTTTGCCGTGCCGGTCGCCATCGATGCCCTGGCCGTGTACGTCAACAAGGACAACCCGATCAAGGGCCTGAGCCTGCAAGACATCGACGCCATCATGTCGGTCGGCCGCAAGTGCGGCGGCGCTGCAGACGTCACAAAATGGGGCGAAGTCGGCATGAAGGGCGAATGGGCCAATCGCGATATCGCCATGTATGGCCGTAACTCGGTGTCCGGCACGTATGGCTACTTCAAGGAAATCGCTCTGTGCAAGGGCGACTTCAAGCGCAACGTCGCCGAGCAGCCTGGTTCGGCGTCGGTCGTGCAAAGCGTGGCCACCCAGCTGAATGCCATCGGCTACTCCGGCATCGGCTACAAGACTTCCGGCGTGCGCGCGCTGCCACTGGCGAAAAAGGCAGGCCAGCCTTTCGTCGAGCCGGATGCCGTTCACGCAATCGACGGCACCTACCCGCTGGCACGCGTGCTGTACGTGTACGTCAACAAGAAGCCGAACCAGCCGCTGGCGCCGCTGGAGCGCGAATTCTTCAAGATGGTGCTATCCAAGCAGGGGCAGACCGTTGTCGTGAAGGATGGCTTCGTGCCGATGCCGGCACGTATGGCCCTCAAGGCCACGCAAGATCTGGCCAAGTAA